The Silene latifolia isolate original U9 population chromosome X, ASM4854445v1, whole genome shotgun sequence genome contains the following window.
AGGccagattcgcatataccatatgattgaaaatcaaatggtttaacaacattagttgaaactaatcttttaatgcgattctcgttaatgtgacctaatcgacaatggcaaatgtacgattcatttggatcacttgactTGAGTCtcttggattgtatgttatagatgtctttacttggatttgaagtctctagaacataaatgccatttatAGAAGAGACtcgcctatgaccaagtcatttctagaaataatacaacaattgtttttaatggcaaaattaaagccctctatgtctaacatagaaattgaaataatgttcttagaaagagaaggtacataaaaacaattatgaaaatataactcaaatccatttgccaaaacaagtacataagttctCTTAGATGTGGCCGCTACTCTAGCCccattcccaagtcggagatcaacatcgcccttgctcagcttttccacgttttttagcccctgtaaatgattacaaaggtgagaaccgcaaccggtatctaatacccacgttgtggtggaagtaaaatttacatcaataacataaatttcagaaggaattttaccgagtggaataacaagtccatccctaatattttccaaatatatggggcaattcctcatccaatgtcccatgccatgacaataatggcattcatcatcaactttggctcctttggtagtcccactagccatcttgtttccattgttgaattttctacctttctttcccttccttttgaaccattTTCCATTAGCTGCAAGAGCTTGCTTACTAGGACTCCCACTAGTTTCTgcatccctttcttccaaagataaggatcTCATAGATTTAGCGAGATGGTCTTCCCGAGACACATTCACAAAAGATCTAGTCATAGTACGAGGTATGGAGGAATTAATGAAGTTAAGGCTTCCgtcggaaccgatcccaaaatgaagcgctctagttgtatcgaggttgttgttggagcaaatatcgtcaaataagtAATGACACGACTCAATGGTAATAGGTGTTGTTGCATTGGTAGGATCCATTGCGATATATAAACTACAAgcatggaggtaaaggaaatattaacatttgtcattttaatcatacttgcaaaCGTTATAAACAAGTTTAAAATATTTATATagcgacctctacccaactattataaatgatcccgagatccaaattcatattaactcgggcacggtgagccgattcatcccttatcaatataactcggtggattaactctttaatcgattctacttctagaactcttggtcgataaaattactttaatatttatctttagcccggaacacatgcgactacggtcacgaatacttccgttgagctcaatccaaatttcgatgtaataacaatttactacccacttacccaacgtaacaagtttagcaccccggtgagccgagcctacttccttatgaaattgggattcatggttctactatttggtaaggctaattctcaattatttttTAGTGAGCAGTCTTGTCAATTcgttatctatcacgttttaagtgaactaaagcggtgaactaagataaatataattgacacggtcgatgactcgataaaataatatgcatgtttagttatggcgatttggctatgcatgcaaacatataagacaaatgcaaagcaaaacaataaaatcctagtatagccttcctaaaataataaatctaataaactatttacaaattcggaaaccaactcctttggtcccttgaacttcatttggcacgcactccaaggcaacatCGTCTTTGTCAAACCGCCTTCtcaaatggcaccgtcttcaaggaactccgaaataaataaattacatagcttttctactttatacaatataaaaagaaaaaaaaaagtaaaagtgatacgagatcacaataattacaaccaaatcgattcatttcgggaaataccaattaaaaactaaggtcatactaagtacaaattacataattcaaaattatataaaataaaataaaatatgaccttagttttaatcgatattacccgtaatgaaagggaatattgattcggttgtaatttaatgtgatctcgtatcacttttatttttactagtttttcatattacaaatgtataataagaattgctttgtatttttattattatttgtaatcatgaagtttcttcaagacggtgccattcggaaaggcgttccgacaaagacggtgttcttgggaggcgtgccacttgaagattcaagggaccaaaggagttggtttccgattatgtaatagattatttgattttctattttaggaaagccatactaggaatttaatattttgctttgcatttcttttaatatattgcatgcattgccaaattgtcataacaacacatgcatatcatatcgagtcatcgaccgtgtcaattataattatcgtagtttaccgctttagttcacttaaaacgtgatagataataaattgacaagacctctcactaaataataattgagaattagccttaccaaatagtagaaaccatgagtcccaatttcataaggaagtaggctcggctcaccggggtgttaaacttgttacgttgggtaagtgggtagtaaaatgctattacatcaaaatttggattgagctcaacggaagtattcgtgatgtagtcgcatgtgttccgggctaaagataaatattaaagtaattttatcgaccgagagttctagaagtagaatcgattaaagagataatccaccgagttatattgataagggatgaatatgctcaccgtgcccgaattgatatgaatttggatcttgggatcatttataatagttggatagaggtcactatataaatgcttaaaacttgtttaaaacgtttaaaagtattattaaaacgatagatgtttattaattccttcacttcctattttgaagtcgaaattgttttctcaattgcaatgacaactccaattttatccgcaatggattcatctaataatcctacaccaatcaccattaattcatggctccaataaTTCAATGAAAAGTGCTCCTTGTATGACAATGACCCGATTAGAGAACTATGCTTTGGCAttggtgaggatggaaatctttgcctTTTTTTACTacttccacacctcccactcccatcTCATGCCCACTTCTTCCGTAATAGAatattgtgaagaaaatctcacaaattccaaggcatccttgtttgaagaagcaaggagaaatgtcacattgagtgggagttctagcaagagtgtccttgtaactgaaaggagtattggtattaataaaggaaaggcaaacaagggtaagaaacccaaatccaatactgaattggaagttgatagtgagactaccacaaccaaaactaagaagggtgcccaatcctacgacgaatgtcattattgtaatgtcatgggccattggaagcgtaattgccccaagtatttggatgatatcaatgttggacttgtcactccacttggtactatttcttccgaaatcaatgttattgatataaattatagtcccacctcaacgtgggtattagataccggttgtggttttcacctttgtaatTGTTTACAGGGGCTTGGAAATGtagaaaagctaaacaagggtgatgtagatctccgacAAAGAAATGGAGCtaaggtagccgccacttcaagagggacttatgtacttgttttagcaaatagctttgagttgtacatatataattgttattttgtaccttctttatgaaagaacatcgtttccgttgccatgttagacatgaAAGGACTTTCATTTGCTATTAAGAATAATTGTTGTGAAATTTCTGAGAATAACTTGGCCATAGGCCAAGGCACTtaaattaatggcatttatgttcttgaaGACAtttaacaattgaaatatgcagcattataatatgcgtctatcatgccaaattatgtgccaaatcgccctatttaacttatatcaattatataacccggttttatggaaatgcgtgataataacttattaaaatcacaaatcaatacttaaatcaaatttaagctcaagttaattatcctaacattcttaggactcaaaaattagtcatcactcaatttttgacaaaaattcaacttgatttaattttatgctcatatttgaccttaaaatcataacatttatgaattaaatccaaattaaattacaataatttcaaaatttgaattttaaatttttgaataatctggaatatatccataacactcataatatcaaaaatcatggttaaaattttcgaatttattttgagaaaaatatagttgcgatttctCGGTTTTAtcaataaaacatctaaagtatacaaaaattaatccaataaattttacaactttagatctgataattgGGAtaaaaatgcaacctaaaataattttctcatgccatgcaattcattttagctatttatgctaaaatagtcactatttatgtcatttttacactaaaaattcataaatcatgctaaatgattTAAGTTCATTTCAAATTTTATACACAGTGAGTAAcacatgcatgtgacaacatattaaaatttcatgtccggttttgaagtttaactatatttaaccattttaccttcttttaattcatttttatctcataaaaatcataaatcatgcaatattaatcacattaatacgaaattttacatacactaagtaaaatatgcatgtgtggtcatataaaaatttcaaggtcaaaaACTTagtaactatttttagcattttaatttccattttagtcataaaaatgtaataaaatcactaaaaatcattaaaatgagcaataaaatactataaatcataaaaatgacctaaaaacattttaggaccaaaatatataacatgcattatGATTTCGTGATTTactctaataaatcacaaatttttagttttaattaagttactaataactcgaaaaaactataaatcgattatgcatgcaacatcctatgctctgataccaattgttaggttcatatacctattattagattATTTTAATAGataactaattaacatattaatgtgaattcattagatctagtgcatggataactaaataagtgattaaatgagaaaaacaatgtcccttacattgttaagtgGCTCGAAAATAAGGGCCCAAATAAgttcaccttccttatttgttcttgagcttaaacatggtggatgatcctccaaaatcccaatgtagagatcctcctttgattgcacccaagacaaatcccttaaactaatatattaattaactagattaatacactagtatcattaaaatgattctaatagtATTCtaattactacactagtaatctaatattgtgattagaatttaGGATGAACAATCTTTTGATTTTCTAAAACTAGTTTAGAAAGAAGATGTGAGAGTAGAGAGAAAAAGATGCATGCAAATGAATGTGAATTATGGAGTGGTttaaaaatgagaacaaattctcattatagaggaGGAAGGGGCCGGCTAGCATAAGGCCAAAATGGCATCTTGCTTTGGCTTTTTCACTTCTCCAAATTGTAGACATGTAAGGCTACTTAGTATAGGCATGATTATttaattttatcacataaaataatatcatccatAAACCCACTACAATCCCTCCATTTAtgtccatatgtataaaatggactaccattttattttgtcaatttgtcacttgtcacacaatatgttacatgtagtatgttacatgttattaattaatttaatgcatatttatcaaataaatatcattttatatattaattaaattacatacaacaaattgactagtgattcttgatcacataaataaaatgggtcatataattataattcacaacatattgtaattataattaaccattcattcttatctcaattgtttcataaacaataatcatttttagtaataaagtattttaattactaaaataaatcttatttaatccaattacaataagatataaatattctctctcacaattgaattgttcaattttaaggaattgattaacttgtatcgttatacaattaatcaatttgtctattaaggaaattgtcctttaggtgtgacgttaagggatcaactgatcaccaccgtcgaacgacagtaatgtcaaactctagttagccaattattactgattaatgttgatcagttgactatacaaatgaatcatcccttacgtactcttaatttgagatttaaacatgtgatcgcactattgttgaggacacatactccaacatttaCATGCTATGACATTACTATCTATCATCACTTCCTTTGTCATCTACAACCATACATAAAACTTTTTAAATCAGCTACTCAGCTCATCCATACACACAACATTACATCATACTTGTATTCTAACTACTTAAGCCTTTGACACTAACACCAAGTACCATTTAAGGAAACCACATATCACACATTCAACAAAcacacacgcacacacacacacacacacacacacacacacacatatatatatatatatccccaTACGTTTACCCCACACGACGTTGCTGGCTTAAGCATGATAGGGCAGGGATTTTTAGATGAGGGCGTCTTCTTAACCAAAACCTACATAagagggctcccaacacacatacaccaggtttattttaatttgacaccctacattcatttggttcattggttcaggttccaaaatcgtcgctctaataccactatGTAACACCCCCAAATACAAGGGTGCCCCCCTCCcccctagcatataaaggtggTACCATCTTGGTTGCCTGAGGTAAGTAGATTAAATAAACAATACAGAACGTTTATTAAATGTCCTTTACAAATTAAACAAACGTGATTGTGATTACAACTCTAAGAACTGACGAAACTACTAAGCGTGAGAGACAGCGACAACTAGTTAGACAGCGTGATGACTCGAATCCCTTCCATGTCCCGCAGGTAATGTATCAACCGACACCTGctaaactgtaacacccccatttatttaagggcctgaactaggacccctcagataaatgacggtgttaccatctcggaaacccgaggcagtagataacaaaggaaagaaacacagtactttattaaaatgtttatagtgagattacaactggaattaaaacaagtCTCCAAAAATACGTCCAaggataaagtctgataaaactaataataagactaaggtgggctaggcactaagtcagtcatccaagctctcttcccgccaGCTCCCATCGGTCTACGAAATACCCTCAATCtgctcccaataattggatcatcacaaagcgtacacgaatacacgtggTCACCGCGAAGgccgagtaggtaatacaataaaacaacaacataaaacacatgctcctccatcaccaccatcGCCATCACAACTCGTACCCGGACAACCCACcttaccgatcccggtagactataaatatcgaccgtggTCGATCTGCGCGACTCACAACAGGACAccgggcaagtctgcgagaacccgcccgggccttatcacaacatcatcatcaccacctccaccaactccaatgtaatattttaataaaacagttcaacagtagtacttaacggaattaaatcagacaatcatattataacatgtaaatcaccgatttagtcaatccagtcacatagtactatatcaagtccagtgtattcccctacctcaaatagcggtgataagctaactgcagatcagaagtactccacccgaaactcgccacctaaacatatatataacataattaattcacttaactattcccgttcccgcAATTAAgagttactataagtagaaactttcccaatttagaagttactaaaaatataagttacccaaaatagaaagtttcctaaaatgggaagtttccaaaatagcaattaccaaaaatagcaggttactaaaaatagtaaccttcccgaaatagAATCCCGACTCAAGAActtaaatacattattccgtcaccgctacttaataTCAACTTAATAGCtaaaactaataatgtaaataatataaatatacatattcccgacttattaaaataaaacccgtaacaaaaataacccaaaaaCAACACTCAACCCGACACACGCACACCCCCCCTTTCAACCCGTCACAACTCACTCCTCAACCACCaaccctcaccgccgaccaccggGCCGACACCGGTCCGGCCTGGTCACctccccaccaccaccaacgtggtcgacccacgccggtggtcgaaccaccaccaccaacacccccgtTTACACCCGGCCGCCACAAAACGCCACAAACATTTCCCCCTTTTGACTACTTtgccaccacgacacaacccctcctgcttaccaaccaccacccttgacaccaccgtcgaaaggtgaccctgacacacgtggcaccaccgattcgacctcccccgagtccacggtggtgccaccccattacCATATGTCTGAAATGTAACAAAAACACCCaaccaaccccgacacctaaacaccaccactgcaaccaccaacaGCGATGACAACCACTCTacccaccaccacccgactcgactcaacaccaacaacacatcccaCACCCCCACGATCGCTACAACGGTCCCTAAAAGAAGTACAACTCAAATCAAATCAGGTGTGAAAAGAAAACATGAAACCTTGCCTATGACGGCCGTCGATCTGTGCTTTTCCGGCCGACAACCACCCTCGACCACTAGCAACGACTTCCCTAGACTCACGGCggaccctactccctccacactcacgGCGTGCGCTCGTTGGTAAATAAATAAAGCGTGAGGCGTGAAAGAAAAAGGGTTGATGATGGTGATGTGTAGAAATGACGGTATGAAGGGGGTTGGGTTTTAAGGTTAGATTAGGGTTTCGTTTTAGGGTTTTGGTGGGGTaaaaaggtaaatgggtaagtgggtaaatgggctatgacaccttgacccaaaactataaacccgactcatcttacaaTATGAATCAATCAGTTActtttacgcttttaccattaccataaaacatgatttaattacctttacgctaccattaaataataatatctcgctcaatcgataataaaatacggggtattacagtcttccccccttaaaatgaacttcgtcccgaagttcgctcccataccaaaCATGTCATACGAAGATATAAAGACATCCCGTATAACTAACACAGTCAAACACACAACTAGACTAcacaaacacgaaatgttacattctaccctcctaaaaagaaagttacgtcccgtaacttacctcaagtGAACAGATGTGGATAACTCTCTCTCATTGCGGCCTCGGTTTCCCAGGTAGCCTCCTCTGCTTTATGATTAGTCCACAACATCTTCACTAAAGCAGTCTCTCcgtgcctggtctttctaaccttcctgTCCAAAATCTCCTTAGGCGTCTCGATGTAGGTCAACTGCTCATCCACCTCGACCACGTCGTGGCTCAAAATGTGCGAAGGGTCACTCAAATATCTCCTCAACTgggaaacatggaagacattgtataccctggctaaagctggtggtagagctagccgatatgccacctctccaactctatccaggatctcatatggcccaataaacttctggctcaactttccccgcttcccgaatctcatcactcccttcatcggAGACACTCTAAGAAGTACTTTCTCCCCCACCTCGAAAGAAATGTCGCTTCTTTTAGCGTCAGCATAGCTCTTCTGCCGGTCCTGAGCAGCCCTCATCTTCTGTCGAATGATCTgcacctgttcaaccatctcctgaatcatctctggtcccaaaactaccgcatcagctcgatcatcccaacacacaggactcctacacttcctgccatatagagcctcaaatggagccatcccaatactagcgtggtaactattgttgtatgaaaactcaatcaaccccagtctatcctcccaagacccgccgaactccaaaacacaagccctcaacatgtcctcgagtgtctgaatagtcctctctgtctgaccatcggtagctggatgaaaagcggtgctcatctttaacTGAGTACCCATTAGTGACCGCAACTCCTGCGCGAATTTGGATAGAAACACAGGTCTCTATCGGAAATGATGTCCTTGGGTACACCATGCGGCTTCACCACATCAaacataagccttggccaactcagctttactccaagtatccttcatggggataaagtgagccgacttggttagcctatccacgatcacccaaatcatattgttacctttctgagttcgaggcaaccccacaatgaaatctatagaaatgctctcccacttccactccggcacaTCTAATGGTTAAACTttcccttgcggtctcttatgttcctccttcactctctggcacgtcaagcatcgagctacgaactcagcaacttccctcttcatattcggccaccaaaaggtcttcttgaggtccttgtacaacttatctccCCCAGGATGAACCGAGTATGGCGTAGCATGTGCCTCGGTAAGAATCTTCCTCTTCAGCTCCTCATTATCCGGAACACACCACCGTCCcccaaacctcagactaccatcagTATGGATAACAAACCTGGAATCAACCCCGGTTCTCGCTTGTTCTCTTGTCTTTGCGCCACTTCTGAATTCTAGCATCGGCTTTCTGTAGCTCTCTgatctcctcatataactccgGCTCAACGGTCAAGTCCCCAAGAGTCTCTCCTTTCCGGATCACGTGGATTCCCATCTCCTGCAGCTCATTATGCATCCTCACTCTAGATCTAGCACTGCTCAAAGCATGGATGGatttcctgctcaaggcatcagctacgacattcgctttcccctcatgataaagtatctccatgtcatagtcgccaatcaattcgatccatctcctctgtctcatgttcaacttcttctgtgtgtaaatgtactttaagctcttgtgatcggaaaacacttTGAAGGTAGCCCCATAAAGATAATGTCGCCATAGTTTAAGCGCAAACACCACcgcccccaactctagatcatgagtagggtaattctcctcataggtcttcaactgtcgagaagcgtaagcgattaccttcccgttttgcatcaatacgcaccccagacccttcttggaagcatcagtatacacctcgaaattatcattcccatctggtagAGCAAGTATAGGAGCTGTAGTGAGACGTTCTTTGAGGGTGAGAAAcgcctcctcacaactctcatcccaaacaaacctgttctccttccgcattaatgacgtcaatggctttgcgatctttgagaagtccttgacaaatcttcggtaataacctgctagccccaagaagcttcggatctctcccacattcttaggactctgccatctcgtcactgcctcaattttactaggatcaaccgacaccccttccttggaaatcacatgccccagaaaagcaactttcttcaaccagaactcgcacttgctcagcttggcatataactggttc
Protein-coding sequences here:
- the LOC141619490 gene encoding uncharacterized protein LOC141619490, translating into MIQEMVEQVQIIRQKMRAAQDRQKSYADAKRSDISFEVGEKLRRYLSDPSHILSHDVVEVDEQLTYIETPKEILDRKVRKTRHGETALVKMLWTNHKAEEATWETEAAMRESYPHLFT